The proteins below come from a single Benincasa hispida cultivar B227 chromosome 4, ASM972705v1, whole genome shotgun sequence genomic window:
- the LOC120076111 gene encoding uncharacterized mitochondrial protein AtMg00810-like codes for MTLFTRQKTHGIVLILLYVDDMIITGDDPQAIFDLQCYLGEHFEMKDLGSLSYFFGLEVPMSSASYSLSQVKYASDLLVHSSITDSATTPTPLDPNVHLTPCDGTPLEDASLYRQLVGNLIYLTVTRPDIAYTVHIVS; via the coding sequence ATGACACTATTTACTCGGCAGAAAACTCATGGTATTGTTCTTATTCtcttatatgttgatgatatgattaTAACTGGGGATGATCCTCAAGCTATCTTTGATCTACAATGCTATCTTGGCGAACACTTTGAGATGAAGGACCTGGGTTCACTTAGTTACTTTTTTGGCCTTGAAGTGCCAATGAGCTCTGCCAGTTATTCGTTGTCTCAAGTAAAGTATGCCTCGGATCTTTTGGTGCACTCCAGTATTACTGACTCTGCTACAACTCCAACACCACTCGATCCCAATGTTCACTTGACTCCGTGTGATGGAACTCCACTTGAGGATGCTAGTCTCTATCGCCAGCTTGTCGGCAATCTTATTTATCTGACAGTCACCCGTCCTGACATTGCTTATACTGTTCACATTGTTAGTTAG